The candidate division KSB1 bacterium genome window below encodes:
- a CDS encoding WecB/TagA/CpsF family glycosyltransferase, which yields MRVKILGVNVDRVSLTDTVARVEKFIVERKPRLVITPNVDHLIKARKDKEFKRIYEEADLSVPDGVPLLWAAKFLGTPLVERVNGTDLFEALCARAAQRGYRVFFLGAAPGVAAAAAEKLKQRHPALQVAGTYSPPFDFFNSFMENKKIEAMIREARPDILFVGLGAPKQEKWIHRHKHKLHVPVSIGIGASFEYVAGFTARAPRWMQRAGLEWLYRIVENPGRYWKRYLVDDAVFFPLVFAQWLKTRMQKPAPRPAF from the coding sequence ATGCGAGTTAAAATTCTTGGTGTCAATGTAGACCGGGTCAGCCTGACGGATACGGTTGCAAGAGTGGAAAAATTTATTGTGGAGCGCAAGCCCCGTCTGGTGATCACGCCCAACGTCGATCATCTGATCAAAGCGCGCAAGGACAAGGAGTTCAAGCGTATTTATGAAGAAGCGGATTTGTCGGTGCCGGACGGCGTGCCGTTGTTGTGGGCCGCAAAATTTTTGGGCACGCCGCTGGTCGAGCGCGTCAACGGCACCGATCTCTTTGAAGCGTTGTGTGCCCGCGCGGCGCAGCGCGGCTATCGCGTCTTTTTTCTCGGCGCGGCGCCCGGGGTTGCCGCCGCTGCCGCCGAAAAATTGAAACAGCGCCATCCGGCTTTGCAAGTCGCCGGCACCTATTCGCCGCCGTTCGATTTTTTCAATTCTTTTATGGAGAACAAAAAAATCGAAGCGATGATTCGCGAAGCGCGGCCCGACATTCTTTTCGTCGGCCTGGGCGCGCCCAAGCAGGAGAAATGGATTCATCGCCATAAGCACAAACTGCACGTGCCGGTGAGCATCGGCATCGGCGCCTCGTTTGAATACGTGGCGGGCTTCACCGCGCGCGCGCCGCGCTGGATGCAGCGCGCCGGCCTGGAATGGTTGTATCGCATCGTTGAAAATCCGGGCCGTTATTGGAAGCGTTACCTCGTCGATGATGCGGTTTTCTTTCCGCTGGTTTTTGCGCAATGGCTCAAAACCAGAATGCAAAAACCCGCGCCGCGTCCGGCTTTTTAA
- a CDS encoding glycosyltransferase family 2 protein: MSGTYSIISPVRNEAKYLSRTIASVVKQEHRPMEWVIVDDGSTDNTAQIAEAAAAQHRWIQVIRRQDRGFRQPGQGVVEAFYAGYERLTYKTPDFICKMDGDLEFEADYFSTLLREFARRPRLGMASGVTYLQKADGKLVQEKVARNFVVGPIKLYRRACLEDIGGLEPHLGWDTIDVYRSRMRGWETANYPELKVIHLRQMGAAKGIVWGKMKTGMGEYYYNSHPLFVVARCLYRMTEKPYGLIGLSIGLGYLLALVRREPRINDPQFVKFLRADQLARLKQMFMPWKRWFTIEANGYSDTMALANASRT, from the coding sequence ATGTCAGGCACATATTCAATCATCTCGCCGGTGCGCAACGAAGCGAAATATTTGTCGCGCACGATTGCTTCAGTGGTGAAGCAGGAGCACCGACCCATGGAATGGGTTATCGTTGACGACGGCTCGACCGACAATACGGCTCAAATTGCCGAGGCTGCCGCCGCCCAACATCGGTGGATTCAAGTTATTCGCCGGCAGGATCGCGGCTTCCGCCAGCCCGGGCAGGGCGTGGTCGAAGCTTTCTATGCGGGCTATGAACGGCTCACGTATAAAACGCCGGACTTCATTTGTAAAATGGACGGCGATTTGGAATTTGAGGCTGATTATTTTTCAACGCTGCTGCGGGAATTTGCGCGGCGTCCGCGCTTGGGCATGGCGAGCGGTGTGACGTATTTGCAAAAGGCCGACGGCAAGCTCGTGCAAGAAAAAGTTGCGCGCAATTTCGTGGTCGGCCCGATCAAATTGTATCGCCGGGCTTGTCTCGAAGACATCGGCGGTTTGGAGCCGCATCTCGGTTGGGATACGATCGATGTGTATCGCAGCCGCATGCGCGGCTGGGAAACGGCGAATTATCCCGAATTGAAAGTCATTCATTTGCGCCAAATGGGCGCGGCAAAGGGCATCGTCTGGGGCAAAATGAAAACCGGCATGGGCGAATATTATTACAACTCGCACCCGCTTTTCGTTGTGGCGCGCTGCCTGTATCGCATGACCGAAAAGCCTTATGGCCTGATCGGCTTGTCGATCGGGTTGGGCTATCTGTTGGCGCTCGTCCGCCGTGAGCCGCGAATCAACGACCCCCAGTTCGTCAAGTTTTTGCGCGCCGATCAACTGGCGCGATTGAAGCAGATGTTCATGCCCTGGAAACGGTGGTTTACGATAGAGGCAAATGGATACAGCGATACCATGGCGTTAGCCAATGCCTCCCGCACGTGA
- a CDS encoding glycosyltransferase family 4 protein, with protein MIRMAYIVSRFPKLSETFVFREVNELRRQGAEVLCFSIHRPMQEPLPPDAEHFLKETTYLWPPHPAQFFAGMLKFATTRPAEFFDALKLFWQRAPRGFSGKKRFVLHFLEGVYLAHLCKQRGVEYIHAHFANGPSSVAMAASAVSGIPFGFTSHAQDIYSDPLMLEVKIAAAQLPLTISSCNRDYIIENFPVENAAKLRVQRVAVDLAHFRPRHSTETREESPLILAIGRLVPKKGFIHLIRACEILALRGINFRCWIVGEGPERAALQAAIAAGNLQDKVNLLGAQTEVKKFLQRADLFVMPCVLDSGGDRDGIPTTLMEAMAMQVPVISTNLSGIPELVQHEQTGLLVPPANHEALAQAICRLIVDEKLRQELAAEGRRHIEIYHDLAANTEKLLQNILRQVAGNEDGRNSSETDLFDSASLSGRVSAWRRKVFAGTLTLQFA; from the coding sequence ATGATTCGAATGGCATATATTGTCAGCCGCTTTCCAAAATTATCCGAGACCTTTGTATTTCGCGAGGTCAATGAATTGCGCCGGCAGGGCGCGGAGGTGCTTTGCTTCTCGATTCATCGGCCGATGCAAGAGCCACTGCCGCCGGATGCGGAACATTTTTTGAAAGAGACCACCTATTTATGGCCGCCACATCCGGCGCAGTTTTTCGCCGGCATGTTGAAATTTGCCACCACACGTCCGGCCGAGTTCTTTGACGCCCTCAAATTGTTTTGGCAACGTGCGCCGCGCGGCTTTAGCGGCAAAAAACGCTTCGTGCTGCATTTTCTCGAAGGTGTTTATCTGGCGCATCTCTGCAAGCAGCGCGGCGTCGAATACATTCACGCGCATTTTGCCAACGGCCCGTCCAGCGTGGCGATGGCCGCCAGCGCCGTGAGCGGAATTCCCTTCGGATTCACCAGCCACGCGCAGGATATTTATTCCGACCCGCTGATGCTCGAAGTGAAAATTGCCGCCGCCCAATTGCCGCTGACGATTTCGTCCTGCAATCGGGATTATATCATTGAAAATTTTCCCGTGGAGAATGCGGCGAAGCTGCGCGTGCAGCGCGTCGCCGTGGATTTGGCGCATTTTCGCCCGCGCCACTCGACCGAAACGCGCGAAGAATCGCCGCTGATTCTGGCGATTGGCCGTCTGGTGCCGAAAAAAGGTTTTATTCATCTCATTCGCGCCTGCGAAATTCTTGCGCTGCGCGGCATCAATTTTCGCTGCTGGATCGTTGGCGAAGGCCCGGAACGCGCGGCATTGCAGGCCGCGATCGCAGCGGGCAATCTGCAAGACAAAGTCAATTTGCTCGGCGCGCAAACAGAGGTGAAAAAATTTTTGCAGCGCGCCGACCTCTTCGTGATGCCGTGCGTGCTCGATTCCGGCGGCGATCGCGACGGCATTCCGACGACGCTGATGGAAGCCATGGCCATGCAAGTGCCGGTGATTTCCACCAACCTCTCCGGAATTCCCGAATTGGTTCAACACGAGCAGACCGGGTTGCTGGTCCCGCCGGCAAATCATGAAGCCCTGGCGCAAGCCATCTGCCGCTTGATCGTGGACGAAAAGCTGCGCCAAGAATTGGCGGCGGAAGGCCGGCGGCACATTGAAATTTATCACGACCTCGCCGCCAACACCGAAAAATTGCTGCAAAACATTCTGCGGCAGGTTGCCGGAAACGAGGACGGCCGCAACTCCAGCGAAACCGATTTATTTGACTCGGCTTCGTTGAGCGGGCGTGTTTCTGCGTGGCGGAGAAAAGTTTTTGCCGGGACGCTGACGCTGCAATTTGCGTAA